One region of Mesotoga sp. Brook.08.105.5.1 genomic DNA includes:
- a CDS encoding GNAT family N-acetyltransferase, with protein sequence MSSPVRAEIGDLEGAIELASLVFNTEMGKIFPVLFSEENVKNITVVKDAGRPVAMIGLLPREISLFGHRMKVGLVGSVCTHPDYRGKNYGAVTLAKAEELAIDLGLSLLIISGGRGMYQRFGAVKPPGLKKIVVKHGRATAMREAKRTDIGRILDLYRLKPVRYIRSFSDFEKIFSTGYAVARKTKTYINDRAYITVVEKETGNHVVEYGGSSKDVISLTKSFIEKEGLEECTIIADRLFRSEESLPCEFPGTAKVISKRHFFDQMESYFTEVMLSEDYDRFLESAERLSLAELNQEILCCSKFKGLPITLPDYGFDYV encoded by the coding sequence TTGAGCAGCCCCGTCCGAGCTGAGATCGGAGATCTCGAAGGAGCTATTGAGCTAGCATCTCTGGTCTTCAATACTGAAATGGGCAAGATCTTTCCTGTGCTTTTCTCCGAGGAAAACGTTAAGAACATAACCGTTGTCAAAGACGCTGGAAGACCTGTAGCGATGATCGGGCTCCTTCCCAGAGAAATATCTCTATTCGGTCACAGAATGAAAGTTGGACTCGTTGGTTCGGTATGCACTCACCCAGACTACCGCGGAAAGAATTACGGCGCCGTGACTCTTGCCAAGGCAGAGGAATTGGCTATAGATCTGGGACTATCACTGCTCATCATATCCGGAGGAAGAGGGATGTATCAGCGTTTTGGAGCGGTCAAACCCCCCGGTCTCAAAAAGATTGTAGTGAAACATGGTAGAGCAACCGCGATGAGGGAAGCAAAGCGTACCGACATCGGAAGGATTCTTGACCTGTACCGACTGAAACCCGTCAGATACATCAGGAGCTTTTCGGATTTTGAGAAGATCTTCTCGACAGGATACGCAGTGGCCAGAAAGACAAAGACCTATATCAACGACAGAGCGTACATCACCGTTGTGGAAAAGGAAACGGGGAATCACGTTGTGGAATATGGAGGCAGCAGCAAGGACGTAATATCCTTGACAAAAAGCTTCATAGAAAAAGAAGGACTTGAAGAGTGCACTATAATCGCCGACAGACTATTCAGAAGCGAAGAAAGCCTGCCATGCGAGTTTCCGGGAACGGCAAAGGTCATTTCGAAACGCCACTTCTTCGATCAGATGGAAAGCTATTTCACCGAGGTAATGCTTTCGGAGGATTACGACAGATTTCTGGAGAGTGCTGAAAGACTCTCTTTGGCCGAACTTAATCAGGAGATTCTATGCTGCAGCAAGTTCAAGGGTCTTCCTATAACTCTTCCAGACTACGGTTTTGATTACGTGTGA